One Desulfuromonas sp. DNA window includes the following coding sequences:
- a CDS encoding class I SAM-dependent methyltransferase, giving the protein MSKTLTAQRLVSAEVIECPACRKGVQAVSYVYQDNGQDYPVYDCPDCSFMFIRPLPIQELNERQMDSLGDAELFGSDLMKFLHRTLYINKEIRTIKKLTGGDVSLLDVGCGTGWISSLWKKAGFRVVGLEPSAVRGAYANETYGIEVINDYVENISLPDHFDVAILRHVIEHFQDPITVMEKVRFSLNADGLALVVVPNIDCIGRYLFGTDWEWVLPWHCNFFNEKSLQSMLETAGFEVLSIYQTASPLYYSDSLARKINLQFFSQMIDRIRVPVMLASSPMAMLGLILGLGDNLTAVARVVNQSESP; this is encoded by the coding sequence ATGAGCAAGACTCTCACCGCGCAGAGGCTGGTTTCTGCTGAAGTTATCGAATGCCCGGCTTGCCGGAAAGGTGTTCAGGCCGTTTCTTATGTCTACCAGGACAACGGGCAGGATTACCCGGTTTACGATTGTCCGGATTGTTCATTTATGTTTATCCGCCCCTTACCGATTCAGGAGCTGAACGAACGGCAGATGGATTCTCTCGGCGATGCAGAGCTTTTTGGCAGTGATCTGATGAAATTTCTTCATCGGACGCTCTATATCAACAAGGAGATCCGTACGATCAAAAAACTGACCGGCGGTGATGTTTCGTTGCTGGATGTCGGTTGTGGTACAGGCTGGATTTCATCGCTCTGGAAAAAAGCCGGATTCCGGGTCGTCGGTCTTGAACCTTCGGCAGTAAGAGGTGCGTACGCCAACGAGACTTACGGTATTGAGGTGATAAACGACTATGTCGAAAACATCAGCCTGCCGGACCATTTTGACGTTGCCATCCTGCGCCATGTCATCGAACATTTTCAGGACCCGATTACGGTCATGGAAAAGGTGCGTTTTTCGTTGAACGCTGATGGCCTTGCCCTGGTGGTCGTGCCAAACATCGATTGCATCGGCCGCTATTTATTCGGCACTGATTGGGAATGGGTTCTGCCCTGGCATTGTAATTTTTTCAACGAAAAGTCCCTACAGTCAATGCTCGAGACAGCCGGTTTTGAAGTCTTGAGCATCTACCAGACGGCATCACCACTTTATTACAGCGACAGCCTGGCCAGAAAGATCAATTTGCAGTTCTTCTCACAGATGATTGACAGAATCCGCGTGCCGGTAATGCTGGCATCTTCTCCGATGGCGATGCTTGGCTTGATACTTGGGCTTGGTGATAACCTGACGGCTGTTGCCCGGGTCGTTAATCAGTCTGAATCTCCATGA
- a CDS encoding acylneuraminate cytidylyltransferase family protein, with protein MNKMQVIAIIPARGGSKGIKRKNLVTFRGEPLLAHSIRHARESNSVDRVVVSTDDEEIKTVALSCGAEVPFTRPGELAEDHVLDLPVFQHALNFLEETENYRPDLVVHLRPTAPHRKAGWIDQAIQMLRGDPAADSVRSVSEPDKHPYRMFTLSGEGYLDAIMKHQHPVPYLLRRQDLPTIYYYNCVIDVTRPETIFSKDSMTGDLILPFIMNADDVIDIDTPRDLKIAEALFGSEK; from the coding sequence TTGAATAAAATGCAGGTTATTGCGATCATACCCGCCCGGGGGGGGTCAAAAGGCATCAAGAGGAAGAACCTGGTCACCTTCCGTGGCGAACCGCTTCTGGCGCACTCGATTCGTCACGCCAGGGAATCAAATTCTGTTGATCGGGTTGTTGTTTCGACAGATGATGAAGAGATTAAGACGGTCGCGTTATCCTGTGGCGCAGAAGTTCCTTTCACAAGACCAGGCGAACTGGCCGAGGATCATGTGCTTGATTTGCCTGTTTTTCAGCATGCTCTGAATTTTCTGGAGGAAACCGAAAACTATCGACCTGATCTTGTCGTTCATTTGCGTCCGACAGCTCCTCATCGCAAGGCTGGCTGGATCGATCAGGCGATCCAGATGCTGCGGGGAGATCCGGCAGCTGATTCTGTGCGTTCAGTATCGGAACCTGACAAGCATCCTTATCGAATGTTTACCTTGAGCGGAGAGGGATACCTTGATGCAATCATGAAACATCAGCATCCGGTTCCTTACCTGTTGCGTCGTCAGGATCTCCCGACGATTTATTATTATAATTGCGTTATTGATGTGACCCGCCCGGAAACGATATTCTCAAAGGATTCCATGACCGGTGATCTCATCCTGCCTTTTATAATGAATGCCGATGACGTGATCGACATTGACACGCCTCGCGATCTGAAAATTGCCGAAGCATTGTTCGGGAGTGAAAAATGA
- a CDS encoding glycosyltransferase family 1 protein: MRVAFDYQTFAIQPYGGISRYFVELVRRLSLMDDVDARIVAPVHINNYLNNFNQNYVSGRYVSRFPMIEFLRSLYNSVASVPAINKFSPDIVHETYYSRKGIRSIVGNKTVITVHDMIHERFPTYVGARDKTAYVKRKAIDRSDHIICVSHNTRNDLLEITGIDPSKVSVVYHGFDLNVKSTNYYHNLVNEPYILYVGLRDGYKNFQSLLKAFSRNSSLNKVFKLVCFGGGSFTHAERQRNKESGLKEGQVIWVEGDDKVLAQLYSHASALVFPSLYEGFGIPPLEAMSYKCPVVCSNGGSIPEVVGDAGEFFNPTDVDALAEAMIRVLLVPERADFLRAMGTERIKSFSWDTCANRTRDIYESILE, encoded by the coding sequence ATGCGGGTTGCCTTCGATTATCAAACTTTTGCTATTCAACCTTATGGGGGAATATCCAGGTATTTTGTAGAGTTGGTACGAAGATTGTCTCTAATGGATGATGTAGATGCCAGGATAGTCGCTCCGGTCCACATAAACAATTACCTCAATAATTTCAATCAAAATTATGTATCTGGCCGATATGTTTCCAGGTTTCCCATGATTGAGTTTTTACGTTCCCTGTATAATAGCGTTGCTTCGGTTCCTGCGATAAATAAATTTTCACCTGACATCGTTCATGAAACCTATTATTCGAGAAAAGGAATTCGATCGATTGTTGGGAATAAAACCGTAATAACTGTACACGACATGATTCACGAGCGTTTCCCGACTTATGTTGGCGCGAGAGATAAGACTGCATACGTTAAACGAAAGGCAATAGACCGTTCTGATCACATAATATGTGTATCCCACAATACGCGTAATGATTTATTGGAAATTACAGGTATCGATCCATCAAAAGTATCTGTTGTCTATCATGGTTTTGATCTCAACGTTAAATCGACAAATTATTATCATAACTTGGTGAACGAGCCCTATATTCTTTATGTGGGCTTGCGTGATGGCTATAAAAATTTCCAGTCTTTACTTAAAGCTTTTAGTCGCAACTCATCTTTGAATAAGGTTTTTAAACTGGTTTGTTTCGGTGGCGGATCCTTTACGCATGCGGAACGACAACGCAATAAGGAATCAGGTTTAAAAGAGGGGCAGGTGATATGGGTCGAGGGAGATGATAAGGTGTTGGCTCAACTATATAGTCATGCATCCGCTTTAGTGTTTCCTTCTCTTTATGAGGGATTCGGTATTCCTCCCCTTGAAGCTATGTCATATAAGTGTCCTGTTGTTTGCAGTAATGGTGGGTCGATCCCTGAAGTGGTTGGTGATGCAGGCGAATTCTTCAACCCTACTGATGTGGATGCTCTTGCTGAAGCAATGATTAGAGTTCTTTTGGTTCCAGAACGTGCTGATTTTTTACGTGCAATGGGAACAGAACGCATAAAAAGTTTTTCCTGGGATACTTGTGCAAACAGAACTCGTGATATTTACGAATCGATACTTGAGTGA
- the waaF gene encoding lipopolysaccharide heptosyltransferase II produces the protein MASIHLLKKIDKYLGRFICSVLPSPRNVQFGSVGKVLIVRPGGIGDAVHLIPAIKALKEKYPDAVVDILAEKRNCQVFDLCPEINAVHVYDQPSGLMNIFRQSWDLVIDTEQWHLLSAVVARLARSSWKIGFDTNERRRMFTHPVHYRHDCYEVDSFLVLLKPLGVDSGFNYQESFLTLPASSRQAAKAQLSQLHDKTIIAIFPGASIAERRWGASKFHALAKSIAEKGYLVVVIGGPEDKAPGDRIVGSLPNALNLAGSCTLVESAAIISCSRLLVSGDSGVLHIGVGLGKPTVSLFGPGNAKKWAPRGDRHRVLEKQIACSPCTKFGYTPKCHIGVKCMREITVNEVFTAAMELLQQEEAS, from the coding sequence ATGGCCAGCATCCATTTGCTAAAGAAAATTGATAAATATTTAGGTCGATTTATCTGTAGTGTTCTGCCCTCTCCAAGGAATGTGCAGTTCGGATCTGTTGGAAAGGTTCTTATCGTCAGGCCGGGTGGGATAGGTGACGCGGTACACTTGATCCCTGCAATCAAAGCATTAAAGGAGAAATATCCGGATGCCGTTGTCGATATCCTGGCAGAAAAAAGAAATTGTCAGGTTTTTGATTTATGCCCGGAAATCAACGCAGTTCATGTTTACGATCAACCTTCAGGCCTTATGAACATATTCAGGCAATCATGGGATTTAGTCATTGATACTGAACAATGGCATCTTCTGTCGGCTGTGGTAGCAAGGCTGGCCAGATCGTCCTGGAAGATTGGTTTCGACACTAACGAGCGTCGCAGGATGTTTACTCACCCGGTACATTACCGGCATGATTGTTATGAAGTCGACAGTTTCCTGGTGTTGCTCAAGCCGTTGGGTGTCGACTCTGGCTTCAATTACCAAGAGTCTTTTCTGACGTTGCCGGCAAGTTCTCGACAGGCGGCCAAGGCGCAGCTTTCTCAGCTTCATGACAAAACAATCATAGCTATTTTTCCAGGGGCCAGTATTGCGGAGCGACGATGGGGCGCTTCTAAGTTCCATGCTCTGGCAAAATCTATTGCTGAAAAGGGTTATCTTGTTGTCGTTATTGGTGGCCCTGAGGATAAGGCCCCTGGCGATCGCATCGTCGGCAGTCTGCCGAATGCGTTGAATCTTGCGGGCTCCTGCACTTTGGTCGAATCGGCAGCCATTATCAGTTGTTCACGGTTGCTTGTCAGCGGCGACTCCGGGGTGCTGCATATAGGAGTCGGTCTGGGTAAGCCGACAGTATCTCTTTTCGGCCCGGGGAACGCTAAAAAATGGGCTCCTCGTGGTGATCGCCATCGAGTCTTGGAAAAACAGATCGCCTGTTCACCCTGCACAAAGTTTGGGTATACACCGAAGTGCCATATTGGTGTAAAGTGCATGCGAGAGATCACGGTTAATGAAGTTTTCACGGCCGCGATGGAATTGTTGCAGCAGGAAGAGGCCTCATGA
- a CDS encoding prepilin peptidase gives MTKYQIITLLLGSVFVFGAIVGSFLNVCIYRIPEGLSIVSPRSRCPKCEKPIVWYQNIPIASWILLRGKCAQCATLISIRYPLVETLNGLLYVLVFYYFFLSWATPVYFVFLSMLVVITFVDLDHQIIPNSISLPGIVCGFIASFVVPWIQWHESLLGAVAGGGLLFVIAAGYRLVAKKEGMGMGDVKLLAMIGAFLGWQSILPVVFVASLAGSIVGIPLMLMQKADRKLALPFGPFLSFAAMIYLFWWDLLFSWYQSLFY, from the coding sequence ATGACAAAATACCAGATCATAACGCTCCTTCTGGGGTCAGTCTTTGTTTTCGGGGCAATCGTCGGCTCGTTTTTGAATGTCTGTATTTACCGGATCCCGGAAGGGCTTTCCATTGTTTCGCCGCGCTCCCGGTGCCCGAAATGTGAGAAGCCGATAGTCTGGTATCAGAACATTCCGATTGCTAGCTGGATCTTGCTGCGTGGGAAATGTGCGCAATGCGCAACCTTGATCTCTATCAGGTACCCGCTGGTTGAGACTCTGAACGGTCTTCTTTATGTTCTCGTATTCTATTATTTTTTCCTGTCCTGGGCGACACCGGTCTATTTTGTGTTTCTTTCGATGCTGGTCGTCATCACGTTTGTCGATCTCGATCATCAGATCATTCCGAACAGCATCAGTCTGCCGGGGATTGTCTGCGGTTTTATCGCATCTTTTGTTGTCCCCTGGATTCAATGGCATGAGTCTCTCCTCGGGGCGGTGGCCGGTGGCGGGTTGCTCTTTGTTATCGCCGCCGGATATCGGCTGGTGGCCAAAAAAGAAGGGATGGGTATGGGCGATGTCAAGCTGCTGGCGATGATCGGCGCATTCCTGGGCTGGCAGTCGATCCTGCCAGTTGTTTTTGTTGCTTCCCTGGCGGGTTCGATTGTCGGTATTCCCTTGATGCTTATGCAGAAGGCCGATCGCAAGCTGGCCCTGCCATTCGGGCCGTTTCTCTCCTTTGCCGCGATGATATATCTTTTCTGGTGGGATCTTCTCTTTAGCTGGTATCAGTCACTTTTTTACTAA
- a CDS encoding XRE family transcriptional regulator produces MTKNRVKEIRESLLMSKAELARKARVSPLTVDRIERGAPCRMSTMRKIILALGLKLSDRGAVFPEDGE; encoded by the coding sequence ATGACAAAAAACAGGGTAAAAGAGATTAGAGAGTCTTTGTTGATGAGCAAGGCCGAGCTGGCACGCAAGGCCCGGGTCTCTCCTTTGACGGTGGACCGGATTGAGCGTGGCGCTCCCTGTCGGATGTCGACGATGCGGAAAATTATCCTTGCTCTGGGGCTGAAGCTGTCTGATCGAGGCGCGGTGTTTCCTGAAGATGGAGAATAA
- a CDS encoding pilus assembly protein PilM: MLFGSPKKDIVGVDIGSHSIKLVQLRESKGVYHLVSVGIAPLPPEAIVDGAIMDSSTVVEVIGNLVQSLKLKTKAVATSISGHSVIIRKIQLPIMTEEEMEASIQWEDEQYIPFEISEVNIDFQILGPDPKDPSQMNVILVAAKKDFVNDYVAVFSECGLAPTVMDIDCFAMENAFESNHEINEDEVVALVNMGSSAMNVNVLKEGVSVFTRDITVGGNMFNEELQKRLGLSEEDAESVKLGGTLDGVEKSSIDEVLADATENLLQEVQRSLDFFSATSSDDKIQRVFITGGVSRFPNVQTLLQERLGINVEILNPFNQVVFDEKQFDTEYIDAIGPLMSVAVGLAMRRLGDK, from the coding sequence ATGCTATTTGGTAGCCCAAAAAAAGATATTGTCGGTGTTGACATCGGGTCGCACTCCATCAAGCTTGTGCAGCTGCGTGAGTCGAAAGGGGTGTACCATCTGGTGTCCGTGGGGATAGCGCCTTTGCCGCCCGAGGCAATTGTTGATGGCGCCATTATGGACTCAAGTACGGTTGTCGAGGTAATCGGCAACCTTGTCCAGAGCCTCAAGCTGAAAACCAAGGCTGTAGCGACTTCCATTTCCGGCCATTCCGTTATTATCAGGAAGATTCAACTGCCGATTATGACGGAAGAGGAAATGGAGGCGTCCATACAGTGGGAAGACGAGCAGTATATTCCTTTTGAAATATCGGAAGTTAATATCGATTTCCAGATTCTCGGCCCGGATCCAAAGGATCCGTCACAGATGAACGTTATCCTGGTCGCCGCAAAAAAAGATTTTGTGAACGACTATGTTGCCGTTTTCAGCGAGTGTGGGTTGGCGCCAACCGTTATGGATATCGACTGTTTTGCCATGGAGAATGCATTCGAATCCAATCATGAGATCAACGAGGACGAGGTTGTTGCATTGGTCAATATGGGCAGCAGTGCCATGAATGTGAATGTCCTCAAGGAAGGCGTCTCGGTCTTTACTCGCGATATTACCGTTGGCGGCAATATGTTCAACGAAGAACTTCAGAAGAGACTCGGCCTGAGTGAGGAAGATGCAGAAAGCGTCAAACTCGGTGGGACTCTGGACGGAGTTGAGAAAAGTTCGATTGATGAGGTGCTGGCTGATGCAACAGAAAACCTTCTTCAGGAGGTTCAGCGCTCCCTCGACTTTTTCTCGGCGACATCATCGGATGATAAAATACAACGGGTTTTTATTACCGGAGGTGTTTCCAGGTTCCCCAATGTGCAAACACTTCTTCAGGAGCGACTCGGCATAAACGTCGAAATATTGAATCCTTTCAATCAGGTCGTTTTTGATGAAAAACAATTTGATACGGAGTATATCGATGCAATCGGCCCGTTAATGTCGGTTGCGGTTGGGCTTGCCATGAGGAGGTTAGGTGACAAATGA
- a CDS encoding fimbrial protein has protein sequence MIRINLLPVRAAQKKERLRSQIVILILSLILTMTACGAVYFSLSVKVSNVEDEIKNKQDEIVRLKKAIGQVGRFKKLQEELRGKLDVLDELKEKRTGPVRLLDELSNAIPDKVWIGSFSETNGKVSISGTGLNEENVAQFLQNIEASPYYKGVELNVIQKKTEAGRKVESFSITCSVESPEKAKKK, from the coding sequence ATGATTCGAATTAATCTGTTACCGGTCCGCGCGGCCCAGAAAAAAGAACGCCTGCGTAGCCAGATCGTTATTCTGATACTGTCACTCATTTTAACAATGACTGCTTGTGGCGCTGTTTACTTTTCTTTATCGGTCAAGGTCTCAAATGTTGAGGATGAGATCAAAAACAAGCAGGATGAGATTGTTCGCTTGAAAAAAGCAATCGGCCAGGTCGGGCGCTTCAAGAAATTGCAGGAAGAGTTGCGTGGCAAGCTTGATGTTCTCGATGAACTTAAAGAGAAGCGCACGGGGCCGGTCCGCCTGCTTGATGAGTTGAGTAATGCTATTCCGGATAAAGTCTGGATCGGATCGTTCTCGGAAACAAATGGTAAGGTGTCGATATCCGGCACCGGGCTCAATGAAGAGAATGTTGCGCAGTTCCTGCAGAATATCGAAGCATCCCCTTATTATAAAGGGGTTGAGTTGAATGTTATTCAGAAGAAAACCGAGGCCGGGCGAAAAGTCGAATCATTTTCTATCACCTGCTCTGTCGAGTCGCCTGAAAAGGCCAAGAAGAAATAA
- a CDS encoding pilus assembly protein PilO: protein MNPKVEWLLKRPRYQRGLMLAGVMAVVIGLFVYLMYLPLQDELTRLNEEDETLQRKLVNDRRIASNLPKFKAEYEKMVTQLDQALTELPNDKEIPKLLTSIAAAAKENGLEVQSFKPGSESKKAFYAEVPVSLNLTGTFHQVAMFFYDVGNLPRIVNLSNVKLGGSNKGAGKVRLSVNCLATTFRFLNPSEMSDKKKK, encoded by the coding sequence ATGAATCCTAAAGTCGAATGGTTGTTAAAGCGCCCCAGGTATCAGCGTGGATTAATGCTGGCGGGTGTAATGGCTGTTGTTATCGGATTGTTTGTCTATCTGATGTATCTGCCATTGCAGGACGAATTGACGCGGCTGAACGAGGAAGATGAAACCCTGCAAAGGAAACTTGTAAATGATCGGCGGATAGCTTCCAACTTACCGAAATTCAAGGCAGAATATGAGAAAATGGTGACTCAGCTCGATCAGGCATTGACCGAGCTTCCGAATGACAAGGAAATCCCCAAGCTTTTAACATCCATTGCCGCAGCGGCAAAGGAAAACGGCCTGGAGGTGCAATCATTCAAGCCGGGCAGCGAGAGCAAAAAAGCCTTTTATGCCGAGGTCCCGGTATCATTGAATCTGACGGGTACATTCCATCAGGTTGCAATGTTCTTTTATGATGTTGGCAATCTTCCCCGTATTGTCAACCTGAGTAACGTCAAATTGGGTGGGAGTAATAAAGGTGCTGGCAAGGTGCGCCTGAGTGTGAACTGTCTTGCGACAACTTTCCGGTTCCTCAACCCATCGGAAATGTCCGACAAGAAAAAAAAGTAA
- a CDS encoding shikimate kinase (catalyzes the formation of shikimate 3-phosphate from shikimate in aromatic amino acid biosynthesis) — translation MHNIYLIGFMGAGKSTIGKRLSEYMNRPFIDLDETIERGVGSSISEIFAEQGESCFRDMETAYLRDVSESHDQVVATGGGIIERPENSEIISNTGQSVFLKLGWKDLIARLEQSEHRPLASMKDGWASTKRLFDRRQPLYAMADHVVDAQNLTIDEIVEIIVNRVA, via the coding sequence ATGCACAATATTTATCTGATCGGTTTTATGGGGGCCGGAAAGTCGACAATCGGCAAACGTCTGTCGGAATATATGAACCGACCATTTATCGATCTTGACGAAACAATTGAGAGGGGTGTCGGCAGCAGCATCAGCGAAATATTTGCCGAGCAGGGCGAATCGTGCTTCAGGGATATGGAGACAGCTTACCTGAGGGATGTTTCTGAAAGTCACGACCAGGTCGTTGCAACCGGCGGCGGTATCATCGAACGCCCTGAAAACTCGGAGATCATTAGTAATACGGGGCAATCAGTATTTCTGAAACTCGGGTGGAAAGATCTGATTGCAAGGCTCGAGCAGAGTGAGCATCGGCCCCTTGCTTCAATGAAAGATGGTTGGGCTTCTACCAAAAGATTGTTTGATCGTCGGCAACCGCTATATGCTATGGCGGACCATGTTGTTGATGCACAGAATCTGACGATCGACGAAATTGTAGAAATAATAGTTAATCGAGTTGCGTGA
- a CDS encoding 3-dehydroquinate synthase gives MLDNFDSIKVGLGDKSYPIYIGSGTINSLPEFLTEVRFPSNITIISNETVYALHGETLHSVLDNVGLSVSVITIEDGEEFKNMSTLMSIYDGLVQNNTDRSSGIIALGGGVVGDIAGLAAATFLRGIDYLQIPTTLLAQVDSSVGGKTAVNHSLGKNLIGTFNQPKLVCIDIDFLDTLPEREFLAGVAEIIKYGIIRDLSFFNWMNDNRQALLAKEPNAVVHAVKTSCQIKADIVEIDEKESSIMAILNYGHTFGHAVESLTDYREFLHGEAVAIGMVVAARCSHLTGYCTIETVKDIREIIKAYKLPVTIPGFSVEQYLEAMMHDKKMKNGRLNMVLNKDIGNCVVEEIADPASLFNDIIGKVELNSV, from the coding sequence ATGCTGGATAATTTCGATTCAATTAAAGTTGGTCTGGGCGATAAAAGCTACCCGATCTATATTGGGTCAGGTACGATTAATTCGCTGCCGGAATTTTTGACGGAAGTCAGGTTCCCTTCAAATATCACGATTATCTCGAATGAAACAGTGTACGCTTTGCACGGTGAGACGCTTCATTCGGTACTCGATAATGTCGGGCTGTCGGTCTCGGTGATAACGATTGAGGATGGTGAAGAGTTCAAAAACATGTCGACCCTGATGTCGATTTACGATGGGTTGGTACAAAACAATACGGATCGGAGTTCCGGTATAATTGCCCTGGGTGGCGGCGTTGTCGGCGATATTGCCGGTCTCGCTGCAGCGACATTCCTGCGGGGCATTGATTATTTGCAGATTCCAACAACATTGCTGGCTCAGGTAGACAGCTCGGTAGGTGGAAAAACGGCTGTCAATCACTCCCTGGGTAAAAATCTTATTGGTACCTTTAATCAACCAAAACTCGTCTGTATTGATATTGATTTCCTCGACACGCTTCCGGAGCGGGAATTTCTGGCGGGAGTTGCCGAGATTATCAAATACGGGATTATTCGTGACCTTAGTTTTTTTAACTGGATGAATGATAACCGTCAGGCTCTATTAGCAAAGGAGCCCAATGCAGTTGTTCATGCGGTAAAGACGTCTTGCCAAATTAAAGCTGATATTGTAGAAATTGATGAAAAAGAATCGTCGATCATGGCTATTCTTAATTATGGACATACTTTCGGTCACGCGGTTGAATCATTAACTGATTACCGGGAATTTCTCCACGGCGAGGCGGTGGCAATAGGAATGGTTGTCGCGGCCCGGTGTTCGCATCTGACCGGATATTGTACGATAGAGACAGTCAAGGACATCAGGGAGATCATCAAGGCCTATAAATTGCCGGTAACAATTCCTGGTTTCAGTGTGGAACAATACCTTGAAGCAATGATGCACGATAAGAAAATGAAAAACGGCCGTTTAAATATGGTTTTGAACAAGGACATAGGTAATTGCGTGGTCGAGGAAATTGCTGATCCCGCTTCCCTGTTTAATGACATAATCGGCAAGGTGGAACTGAACAGTGTCTGA
- a CDS encoding GTPase: protein MIGSDLFRQGGTVFNEILQGIVQQTGGGIGAVLMGYDGIAIEQHLEPIEGFDFQLLAVEYANVLKEIKKTVEILDTGRMEEVSIKTERFFVIIRSLTDEYFLALTLDRTGNFGKGRYLMMRDAPKLLEALM from the coding sequence ATGATTGGCTCGGATCTATTCAGGCAAGGAGGAACCGTGTTTAACGAAATATTACAAGGTATTGTCCAGCAGACTGGTGGCGGAATCGGCGCTGTTCTTATGGGATATGACGGGATTGCTATTGAACAGCATCTTGAACCGATTGAAGGGTTTGATTTTCAGTTGCTGGCTGTTGAATATGCCAATGTACTGAAGGAAATCAAAAAAACGGTAGAAATTCTCGATACCGGTCGAATGGAAGAGGTATCCATAAAAACAGAGCGTTTTTTCGTTATTATCCGGTCACTGACGGACGAATACTTCCTGGCACTGACCCTCGATCGTACAGGGAATTTCGGTAAAGGTCGTTACCTGATGATGCGTGATGCCCCGAAACTTCTTGAAGCGCTGATGTGA
- the aroQ gene encoding type II 3-dehydroquinate dehydratase yields the protein MKILVLHGPNLNLLGTREPDVYGTETLTDIDSALKELAQELSITIETFQSNHEGVLIDRIHSAKNDNTSGIILNPGGLTHTSVSLRDAVVGVALPIVEVHLSNILAREEFRHHSYITPVAVGQVSGFGAKSYLLALHGILAILNHQ from the coding sequence ATGAAAATCCTTGTTCTCCATGGGCCTAATCTGAATTTACTCGGCACTCGCGAACCTGATGTTTACGGGACCGAAACCCTGACTGATATTGACAGTGCGTTAAAAGAACTGGCTCAGGAACTGAGCATTACCATCGAAACTTTCCAATCGAACCATGAAGGCGTACTGATTGACCGGATTCATTCCGCAAAGAATGACAATACTTCAGGGATTATTCTGAACCCTGGCGGATTAACCCATACCAGTGTTTCGTTACGAGATGCTGTCGTTGGCGTGGCACTTCCAATCGTCGAAGTTCACCTGTCAAATATTCTGGCACGCGAAGAATTCCGCCACCATTCCTACATCACTCCGGTTGCCGTCGGTCAAGTATCCGGTTTCGGAGCCAAAAGTTATTTACTCGCCCTGCATGGCATTCTCGCAATACTCAATCATCAGTAA